One Streptomyces sp. ML-6 DNA segment encodes these proteins:
- a CDS encoding MFS transporter yields MPSPVDQPPAPYGRLLFALCFAGVVAGAMPAVVVPVLPNIAQQLNVSVSTANWSVTAGLLMSAVTVPVFGRLADLRGGRRVLLWCLAVLTAGAVLSALAPSIWLLMLGRTLQGATGAVFPLAITVLYREVAGERRTSAMALMSGTLAVGGGLGPVIAGVLNRVEPDYRVLFWLCAALGTVSLLLVVLFVPRREAAVGTGRVDVTGATLLGTALVLVMLPLSQGTAWGWTSAPVVAMAVGAVVTFRLFLRAENRHRDPLLDTELLRRRPIMIANLVSALVGAAMYLSSLVLSHLVRSAPESSGYGFGASALTTASVYLLPCAVAAVLAAPVGGRLVVRFGSRATLVVSGLTGIVGFAVLALAHDRPWQVVASSFTIGVMVSLGYAALPALLAQFVPPSRVGMANSANALTRWVGGAAGSSLVAAVLAAFTPEGGGTPGESALVVLAATGAVMAAAVVLLARFGLSVPGAAGPPGRRGSGGGRH; encoded by the coding sequence ATGCCAAGCCCTGTGGACCAACCACCCGCCCCTTACGGGCGCCTGCTGTTCGCCCTGTGTTTCGCCGGCGTGGTCGCCGGGGCGATGCCGGCCGTCGTCGTGCCGGTCCTGCCCAACATCGCGCAACAGCTGAATGTCTCCGTCAGCACGGCCAACTGGTCGGTCACGGCAGGCCTGTTGATGTCGGCCGTCACCGTCCCGGTGTTCGGCCGGCTCGCCGATCTGCGCGGTGGCCGCAGGGTGCTGTTGTGGTGCCTGGCGGTGCTCACCGCCGGCGCGGTGCTGTCCGCCCTCGCCCCGTCCATCTGGCTGCTGATGCTCGGCCGCACGCTTCAGGGCGCGACAGGAGCGGTGTTCCCCCTGGCCATCACGGTGCTGTACCGCGAGGTGGCAGGGGAGCGCCGCACCTCCGCCATGGCGCTGATGTCCGGAACGCTCGCCGTGGGCGGCGGGCTCGGGCCGGTGATCGCCGGTGTGCTGAACCGGGTCGAACCCGATTACCGGGTGCTGTTCTGGCTCTGCGCCGCGCTCGGAACGGTCTCGCTGCTCCTGGTGGTCCTGTTCGTGCCCCGGCGGGAGGCAGCCGTCGGCACCGGACGGGTGGATGTCACGGGAGCCACTCTGCTGGGCACGGCCCTGGTGCTGGTGATGCTGCCGTTGTCACAGGGGACCGCCTGGGGCTGGACCTCGGCACCGGTCGTCGCGATGGCCGTCGGCGCGGTGGTGACGTTCCGGCTCTTCCTGCGGGCGGAGAACCGCCACCGCGACCCCCTGCTGGACACGGAACTGCTGCGTCGCCGACCGATCATGATCGCGAACCTGGTGTCCGCGCTGGTCGGCGCCGCCATGTACCTCTCCTCGTTGGTACTGAGCCACCTCGTGCGCAGTGCACCGGAGTCCTCGGGCTACGGCTTCGGCGCTTCCGCGCTGACCACCGCGTCGGTCTACCTGCTGCCGTGCGCCGTCGCGGCCGTGCTCGCCGCGCCGGTCGGCGGCCGGCTGGTCGTCCGTTTCGGCAGCCGCGCCACCCTCGTCGTATCCGGCCTCACGGGCATCGTGGGCTTCGCCGTCCTGGCCCTGGCCCACGACCGGCCCTGGCAGGTGGTGGCCTCCAGCTTCACCATCGGGGTGATGGTGAGCCTGGGGTACGCCGCGCTCCCGGCGCTGCTGGCCCAGTTCGTGCCCCCGTCCCGGGTCGGCATGGCCAACAGCGCGAACGCGCTGACCCGTTGGGTGGGCGGCGCGGCGGGAAGCAGCCTTGTCGCGGCAGTGCTGGCCGCCTTCACCCCGGAGGGAGGCGGTACGCCGGGCGAGAGCGCCCTCGTGGTGCTCGCGGCGACCGGAGCGGTCATGGCCGCGGCCGTCGTTCTCCTGGCGCGGTTCGGACTGTCCGTGCCCGGTGCCGCCGGTCCTCCGGGGCGTCGGGGCTCAGGGGGTGGTCGCCACTGA
- a CDS encoding TetR/AcrR family transcriptional regulator, with protein sequence MDTTRSSRDQILDAAESMFSSRGYADVTISQVCQASGLPVGSIYHHFTNKFGLLSAVVDRASTLFFDELPAVEELGGADPLDRLGAYYDRAAEVMRDGVPFMRLMFLLQLQEDKDGKIAPLVHEARRRVRDELAAAIEPVARECGAPDAEELAEELAELTVSFTAGLVVFAENGAGGVAMGMRRLRQFVLMTIRESAAGRSVATTP encoded by the coding sequence ATGGATACGACCAGGTCGAGCCGGGATCAGATCCTGGACGCCGCCGAGAGCATGTTCAGCTCGCGGGGCTACGCGGATGTCACCATCAGCCAGGTCTGCCAGGCGTCCGGGCTGCCGGTCGGTTCGATCTATCACCACTTCACCAACAAGTTCGGTCTCCTGTCCGCGGTCGTCGACCGGGCCTCCACCCTCTTCTTCGACGAGCTGCCCGCGGTGGAGGAACTGGGCGGCGCCGACCCGCTCGACCGCCTCGGGGCCTACTACGACCGGGCCGCCGAGGTCATGCGCGACGGGGTTCCTTTCATGCGGCTGATGTTCCTGCTGCAGTTGCAGGAGGACAAGGACGGAAAGATCGCGCCCCTGGTCCACGAGGCGCGCCGCCGCGTGCGGGACGAGCTGGCCGCCGCCATCGAACCGGTCGCCCGGGAGTGCGGCGCACCGGACGCCGAGGAACTCGCGGAGGAACTGGCGGAACTCACCGTGTCGTTCACCGCCGGACTGGTGGTCTTCGCCGAGAACGGGGCAGGCGGCGTCGCCATGGGGATGCGGCGCCTGCGCCAGTTCGTCCTGATGACCATCAGGGAAAGCGCCGCCGGCCGGTCAGTGGCGACCACCCCCTGA
- a CDS encoding alpha/beta hydrolase: MGNSIVTSDVRAGQHSIRLNRAGEGNADAVLFLHGSGPGATGMSNFSGTIPAFADSYDCLVIDEVGWGDSSHPDTPPGARIRQNVEAVLELLDELDLDRVHLVGNSMGGALALHLLARAPERFGKAVLMGAAGAGNMTGPTPAMMRLINFYDDPTPRAMAELISFMLHDPDLFGDRLGTIAEERLAVAVRPEVERSHRQTFTMAPGTGPGLPEIALNRIPHDVLLVHGREDVIVPPEGSEWFARRIPNARLHLIPHCGHWAQIEQAAHFNAVTRSFLAGQL; this comes from the coding sequence ATGGGCAACTCGATCGTCACATCCGATGTGAGAGCAGGACAGCACAGCATCCGGCTCAACCGGGCCGGGGAGGGCAACGCGGATGCCGTTCTCTTCCTGCACGGCTCGGGCCCCGGCGCCACCGGTATGTCCAACTTCAGCGGCACCATCCCGGCATTCGCCGATTCCTACGACTGCCTGGTCATCGACGAGGTCGGCTGGGGCGACTCCAGCCACCCGGACACACCGCCCGGCGCCCGCATCCGGCAGAACGTCGAGGCCGTGCTGGAACTGCTCGACGAGCTCGACCTCGACCGGGTCCATCTGGTCGGCAACTCGATGGGCGGCGCCCTCGCCCTGCACCTGCTGGCCCGTGCCCCGGAGCGCTTCGGCAAGGCGGTACTGATGGGAGCCGCGGGCGCCGGGAACATGACCGGGCCGACCCCGGCGATGATGCGGCTGATCAACTTCTACGACGACCCGACACCCCGGGCCATGGCCGAACTGATCTCCTTCATGCTCCACGACCCCGACCTGTTCGGCGACCGGCTCGGAACCATCGCCGAGGAGCGACTGGCGGTGGCGGTGCGCCCGGAGGTGGAGCGTTCCCACCGGCAGACGTTCACGATGGCGCCCGGCACGGGCCCCGGCCTCCCCGAGATCGCCCTGAACCGCATTCCCCACGACGTGCTGCTGGTGCACGGGCGGGAGGACGTGATCGTCCCGCCGGAGGGAAGCGAGTGGTTCGCGCGCCGTATCCCCAACGCCCGTCTGCACCTGATCCCGCACTGCGGGCACTGGGCGCAGATCGAGCAGGCCGCCCACTTCAACGCCGTGACCCGTTCGTTCCTCGCCGGACAGCTGTAG